GCTAACACTGAATCTCTCTGGTGGTGTTGAAAACACCTTAGCGCAGATTTTAGATAAGTCTTCAACGGCCATGGGTTCGCGCTTACTAAAACGCCGTATTCATACGCCCGTGCGCGAACGCAAAGAGCTCAATGCTCGCCTCAATGCGATTGCAAGCCTTATCGAACAACAACTATGCATGGAAGTTTACGATGCACTAAAACACATTGGCGATATTGAACGAGTCGTAGCACGGTTAGCCTTGTTTACCGCTCGTCCGCGTGATCTAACGCGTTTAAGAAGTGCATTACAAGCGTTACCGCCATTGCATGATATTTTACAAGACGCGACGGATGCGAGACTTCAGTCTATCATTAGCCACTCACCGGCATTACCTAAGTTACAAGATTTGTTAGAACGAGCGGTTATCGACAATCCCCCTGTTCTCATTCGTGATGGTGGAGTAATAGCACAGGGCTACAATGCAGAGCTTGACGAGCTGCGTGCATTAAGCGCAGGTGCCACAGACGTATTAGAAAAACTTGAAGAAAGAGAGCGCGAGCGCACAGGGATCTCAACATTAAAAATTGGGTATAATCGCGTTCACGGATTTTATATTGAGATCAGCCGCGCCAATTCGCACTTAGTGCCTGCAGAATACATTCGCAGACAAACACTGAAAAATAACGAGCGCTATATTATTCCTGAGCTAAAAGAGCATGAGGATAAAGTGCTTGGTAGCCAATCGAAGGCGCTAGCACTTGAAAAGCGCCTGTATGAAGAGCTCTTTGAACTCATCGCTCCTTATATTGAACAATTGCAAGTCATGGCAGCGGCGCTTGCGGATTTAGACGTATTAAACACCTTAGCCGAACGTGCTCAGACACTAGACTATTGCAAGCCCACGCTTACCGAGGGCACCGAAATTGATTTAGTGGATGGTCGCCATCCAGTCGTAGAACAAGTAAGTAAAGAGCCATTCATTGCCAACCCAGTAAAACTCAACGATGAACGGAAAATGCTCATTATTACAGGGCCAAATATGGGTGGTAAATCGACCTATATGCGCCAAACCGCGTTAATTGTGTTGATGGCGCATATTGGCAGCTATGTGCCGGCAAGCGCAGCCACCATCGGAATTGTCGATCGTATTTTTACTCGTATTGGTGCCAGTGACGACCTTGCCTCTGGGCGCTCAACCTTTATGGTTGAAATGACCGAAACTGCAACCATTTTAAACAATGCAACCGCCCAATCATTGGTGCTGATGGACGAAATTGGCCGTGGTACAAGCACCTATGACGGTTTATCACTTGCTTATGCAACAGCGGATTATCTCGCCAGCAAAATTGCAGCAAAAACACTATTTGCTACTCATTATTTTGAGTTAACCGAATTGGCTGAGCAACAAGCAGGCCTTGTTAATGTGCATTTGGATGCCGTTGAACATAACGATACCATTGCCTTCAAACATACCGTGATGGAAGGGGCTGCAAGTAAGAGTTTTGGTTTACAGGTAGCAAGTCTTGCTGGCGTGCCAAAAGCCGTGATTAAGTTGGCGAAACAGAAACTCGCTTTGTTAGAGCAACATCAGAGTGTTATTGGCGATAAGCCTACTCATGTAGCTGCGCCTCTACAACAGAGCTTAATGCTTGCCAATGAGCCTTCTGAGGTTGAAGCACTACTTGCAGATATGGATCCCGATGATATGACACCAAAGCAAGCTCATGCTTTGCTATATCAACTTAAATCTATGCTTTAGAAAGTTATGCTATGGAAAGTAAAAAGCGGCTAAAAGCCGCTTTTTTAATGTTCTCTCACAATTAGAACTTGTGGTTATACTGAAGACCAAAGATCATCGCATGGCCTTTAGAACGGAAACCCCACTTGCTTTGCGCTTTGTCAGTCTCAACAAAGTTTTGAGTCTTACCTCTTAACAAGCTGATACCAAAATCAAGTGTTGCTTGATTTGGTAAAGTGTACTCAGCACCAAAAGAGTACCATGTACGGTCTGTGTCTGGGATTGAAATAGACAGGTGGTTTTCATCCGCTGGCGATTCATCATACGCCATGCCAGCACGCAACTTAACAGACTCATTTAACTGATAGTCAGCACCTACAGAGAAACGCAAAGAGTTTGAAAAGTTTTCTTCTTTAGTGAATGCCGACTGCGAAGTACCGATAATCGCCTCAAGCTCATCAAAGCTGCTCCAGCCTGTCCATAATACGCTGTAGTGAACAGAGGTTGCTGAGTTTAACTTATGTGAACCGGAAATTTCAGCTATTGCGGGTAGTGTTATATCTACATATCCAGGAACAGATTCGTTGCCAGTACCACCTATTTCCGGAGGCAAAGCACTACGGAAGTGGCCATCAAAAGTAATGTCCGTTTCGCTGCGATAATGGAAACCAAGGCGATTGTTTTCATCAATTTGATAAGCTACACCCACATTCCAACCAAAGCCAGTATCATCACCTTCAAGGTGAACAGCTTCAAGGCTAGCCAGCTGACCTAAGTTGTTAGCACCCAAATTACGGATGATTTTTGCATCGGCATAAACATGGTTAATACCTAGAGCAACACTCCACTGCTCATCCACTTGGTATGATGCGGAGATACCAGCATTAACTGTGACGATTTCAGTTTCACCCGCAATTTGGCCTGCCACATAATCCTCATCGAACTCTGTAGATAGACCAAACTGTGAATAGATACCAGCACCAATCGACCATTGGTCATTATATTTGTGTGTCGCATAAATAGCAGGAATAATAGCACTTGGTGCGATGCTGTTGTCATTTAACGCTGAAGCAGGGATACCATTGCTAGTACCTGTTCCCGTCAGGCTTACGTCCGGTTGAACATACATAGCTGCTACTGATAGTTGCGTGCCCGGTAGCTGACCCATCAATGCTGGGTTACGTGCAACCACTGACGCATCGTCGGCTGCAGATGCTTCACCCGCATAAGCACGACCAAGGCCAGATACGTTTTGTTCCGCAAGTTGAAAGGCGGCAGCTAGTGCTTGTGATGACGATAAAATCGCACCTGATGCGATAAGACCTAATAATACTTTGTTCATACTCTAATCCCCTGTGAACTAACCATTTCCTGAGTAATGGTTAAAAAAACCAATTCGAGTAACACTGCGTAGCCTCACTTTGACCTTGCTCACCTAGCCAATATCCAGCTATGCCACACACCCACCAAATTGGCAGAATAATAAATTCATGACACCCTACCTAAAAGTGGAGTAGAAATCTCCTTTTTTGCGACTTTTCGTTGATTAAGTGAACATATAACGAACAAATTACGCACTTTATAAACTCATCGGATGAGATAAATTATCAAATGATAATAATTACCAATATCATTGACGTACCTTCACCCCTTATATACACTCTTCAATCTGAGTATGAATCATTCTGTGTGCTAATCGTGCCAAGGAGAACAACATGTCGATAGCATTAATCGTTTGCGCATTGGTATTTTGCGGTCTCAGCGTATATTGCCTGTGTAAAGCAAACTACTGTGCCTGTCGCCACGCAGGAGAGTGTGATAACCCAGTCAGTCAATACTGGTTAGGTGCTATTGTCGCAGCGCTGCTATCACTGCTGTTAAGCTGTGCGGCGTTACATTCGGAAAAGGGAACATTGCTGTGGATATTAATGATGGCAAGCTGTATGACTGGCGCGATGCTCTCTGCTAGGTGGCAAAACCTCAAAAGGCGCTGTAAAAACGCTTTCTTCCCTGTCGCGCAATCCAAACCTTAAATCAATAATTGATCTCTTAGCAGTCGTGAGAGGTTAATTTGATAATCAAGCGGCCTGACACTTGCGATCACTTTTATATCTGACTCGCTTAAATCCAAATCTTTTGCCGTAACATGGTGGAGATGTTTGGTATTGTAAAACACACGTACAAGAGGCGCGGTGGGTGCATGTTTATTGCCTTCGAGTACCAACCCTAATCGCTCGTTGGTCAGTTTAACAATAGTTCCTACGGGGTGAACCCCCATACACTTAATAAATCGTTGCACTAAAATAGGGTCAAATTGCTTTTTACTCGACAATAAAAAACGTAAAGCATTGATTGGTTCATCAGCCTCTTTGTGGTGCTGATCTGAAGTTATGGCGTCGTATACATCTACAATCGCCATCATTCTTGCCGCGGTGCTGAGTGCGTCGTCTTTAATTCCTCTGGGATAGCCTGTACCATCTAAGCGTTCATGATGGTTGATGATCATGTCCAGCATAATAGGCGTGATCCCAGACTCACCTTTGCTCAACCCCAACGACTGCGCCACATGTTTTTTGACCGCACGATACTCAAGATCGGTAAAATTACCCGGCTTATTGATCAGCCCCTGCGGTAGCTTAGCGTGACCAATGTCATGCAACATCGCCCCCGTGGCTAACTGTTCAATAATGTGTTGTTGCAAACCGAGGTGCTTAGCAAATACAGTGATCAGAATTGCGCAGTTAGTCATATGACGCCAATTGTAGGCATCTTTGTCTTTGATCCGAGTTAAAATCGCCATCGCATTTGAATTACGCAATACCGAATCGACGATGTCTTTACTTACCTCATTGATGAGGCTCATATCGACCTTCAAACCCGATGTTACATCTCCATAGAGGCTTTGGATCTGCCGATTATTTTTTTCAAACTTTTGCATCGCAACCGCGAATTCTTGCTGCAAAGTTTGTTCTTTACTCACCGTTTTAGCTTTGGGTTTTGGCTTGCTGCGAGCGGTGGAGAGACTACCATCCATGCCATTTTTCGCGGCAGGTTCTTCAGGGGCTTGTGGCGCTTCAGTGACAGGCTCTGCTGGTTGCTGATATTTCTGTGGTACAGGAATATCACTCTGCGTAAAGTCTATGGTGAGCTCTAACACCCCTTTATCAATCAGCCTTTGAATGATAGCTTCATCTCTAACCATTCCCCGAGATTTAATCTTAATACCCGCGTCAGACTTATGTTTGTGAACATTATCCACAAACATTCCAGGTCTAAGATCTTCAATGGGAAGGACAATCTGCATGAATCGCTTACACTACGTAATTAGCCAATGAATATTAATACCATTGAATGAGGTGAAACACCATCTATTCAGATTAAATTCACACAAAGGTATGGTGAAATTACAACCTTTCAAAAACCTCAGGAGATATCAATTTGCTTAATTAAGTGATCTATTTTGAGGTATTTGTGAAGCATTGCCGGAGGGAAACCCAACACCGTATACATGCTGGGTTTTATATAGTTGCTATTCTTGGAAATAAGTTCCCCAACCGTCGTATTCAACGCCAGCGTCTAATGCAACCTTTTCTAACTTGTCTACGTCTTCCATGATGACGTCGGTATCCAGTTCGGCTTCTACAACAACATCAAAGCCCCAAATTTTGCCGCCGTCTTCGAGCTCAAGCTCTGCTGGTTCTTCAACATCATAGCCCAATTTAAATGCTGCTAATGCTGCTGCTTCCAGCTTGTCAAAGTCCTCACTTACAAAGTGATGTTCTACTTCATAAAGCGTTTCAGGGTTTGAACCGTCTTCTAGCAATGAAGAAACGATGTCTTCACTTATCTCACGCCAGTTTTCCATTATTTTAATCTCGCTTTTGCATCTAGTTCAGCTATTCTTTGAGCCATTTTAGCATGGATCTGAGCAGCGTGATCCCTCGCTGGCACTTCTGGGTCTAAATATTCTGGCTCTAGCATGTCAATATAGACCTTACCATTATTCCAACGATTGAGTTTTATCTGCTCATGAGTTGAACTCATACACACTGGGATGATAGGCACGTTGGCGCTCATCGCAGTGTGAAATGCCCCGGTTTTAAAGGGCAACAAACCGCGACCATAGCTTCTGGTTCCTTCAGGGAACATCCAAACTGATAGTTTTGACTCGGTGATTTTTTTTGCTGATTTGGTCAGTGTTCCTAAGGCTTTAGAACGATTAGCTCTATCAATCAAAATGTTGCCAGATAGCCAATACATTTGCCCAAAAAACGGGATCCACTTTAAGCTTTTTTTCCCCATGCTAACAGTGTTTTTTGGCACCACGGCCGGCAGCGTAAAGAGATCATAATTATTTTGGTGATTTGCAACATACATCGCGGGAACAACATGTTTAGCATTTTCATGCTGCGTGATCACCAACTCAACACCTATCAACTTTGACATATAGCCATACCATCTGGCTATCGTGTGCACATTATTGGCGTGAAAAGGACGCACAATGCACAATAACAATCCACAAATACCACTAACAATGATAAACACTGCTAATAAGAGAATTCGTATAATGGCAATCAATTTAACCACTCCAGAATTAAAATCTTGCGCATTATAGTAAAATAAGCGAACACTTGTAAGCTCAAAATGATGATAGTTTAGAGGCTGCCAGAGGAATCTCTGGGTATGATGGTTAAGATACTGATCTGTTTATAGAAAATAAAAATGCCGCTAAGTAGCGGCATTTGACACACGATTTATCATTTTTGCAAAATTTAGTTCATTGCGTTTTGCAACTTTTTCATCGCTGATTTTTCTAGCTGACGTACACGCTCTGCCGACACGCTATATTTCTCAGCAAGATCTTGTAGCGTTGCTTTTTCGTCGGCAAGCCAGCGTGCGCTTACGATATCTTGAGAGCGCTCATCAAGCGTTTTCAACGCTGCAAATAAACGATTATGTGACTGCTCTTGCCACTGCTCTTGCTCGACTTCTTCGGCAAGGTCGCTACTTGTGTCTGTTAAATACTGTACTGGAGAGAAGTTACCTGCTTGACTTTCGTCATCATCAGCAGATAGGTCAAAGCCCATATCTTGGCCTGCCATACGAGATTCCATCTCGCGAACTTCTTTCTCACTTACACCAAGCTCGTTTGCAACTGTTGTCACTTCGTCTTGGTTAAACCAACCTAAGCGCTTTTTATTTTTGCGCAGATTGAAGAATAATTTACGCTGCGCTTTTGTCGTCGCAACTTTCACAATACGCCAGTTCTTTAACACATATTCATGGATTTCCGCTTTAATCCAATGTACTGCAAAAGAAACAAGACGCACACCCACACTTGGGTCAAAACGCTTTACTGCTTTCATCAACCCAATGTTACCTTCTTGGATTAAATCAGCCTGAGGTAGGCCATAGCCCGAATAACTTTTTGCGATGTGAGCAACAAATCTCAAATGAGACATAATGAGTTGCTTAGCCGCGTTAAGATCCCCTTCTTCCTGAAGACGTGTCGCAAGTTTTTTCTCTTCCTCAGCGCCAAGCATAGGTATTGTGCTTACAGATTGAAGGTAACCTTCAACACTTGCGCTTTGCTGCCCAGTTAGTGCTAATGCGTATAAATCTTTAGTCATGTTTCACCTCAGTGATAAACCGTTTCGTGTATATTTAGCACTCTAACATCTAGAGTGCTAAATGCAATCTACTTTATCTGATTTTTAAAATCAACCTTTTTAGAAGAACTTCAAAAACAAAATATAACCTATTGAATAACAATAAAAATATTGAATTAACTTGGCTTCTTTTTACGATATTATTTTTTTATGACAGTGCTAAATTTAATTAGTTCTGATTGTTTGAGTGCTAAAATCTGATAGCAATTGGCAATCGACTGCTAAACTTTAGCAGTCGATTGGTAGTTGTAACGTTAAATCACACCTTTTCAGGTTCAATCTCTTTTATATAACGGTGTACAGAAAGAAAAGAGCCTACAAACCCTAAAGTAATCGCGGTGCCAAGTAGCACTAAAAGTTCATTCCCTGCCATCCCTTGAAGCACAAAGTTGCTTTGATATACCCCAACAACCGTAGAGACAGCTGATTCCAACCACCACAACATAAGGGCAACGCAGATAAAGGCAACCAAACCACCAACTATGCCATACCATACACCAGTCCAAAGAAACGGAGCCTGAATAAAAGCATTGGTCGCTCCCACCAGTTTTAGCACTTGAATTTCTTCTTTCTTGTCCATGATGGATAAGCGTATGGTATTTCCAATAATCAAGATAACAGCGCTAAGCAATAGAAACCCCACGGTGATCACACTTTCTTTTAGTAACCCCAGTAGTGCATTAAGGCGCTCTAGCCATTCAATATCCAGCTTACCAAACTCAACCTCACGCTCTTTTTCAAGTTTAGTAAGAAGCTCAGTTGCGGCTTGTGGTTTTCTAAAACGACTAACAGGTGTTACCAACACAACATTAGGCAAGGGGTTTTCTTCTAAATAGTTAAGCGCCTGACCAAAGCCAGACATTGACTTAAATTCATCCAGAGCTTGACTTTTACTTATCAGTACTACTTTTTCTATTTCTGGATAGAGTGCAAGTCGCTTCACCAAAGTTTGTGTCTGTGACTCTGTCATTTCATCTTTAACAAATAATGATATTTCAGATGCTTCTTTAAACCCGCTACTTACCTGCTGGACATTTTTCACTACCACATAAAGCGTCGCTGGCAATGTCAGGCTGAGCCCCAAAACTAGAATAGTCATTAAAGAGGCCATTGGCGTCCGCCACATTTCCCCAAGGCTCTGTACACCTTGACGAATAATCATCAAACAAAAAAAGTAAAAATGATGAAATATCGACTTTTTACTCTGTTCAGCCTGATTTCCTCTTCCTTTAAACAACAAACTCATAGCGTGTCCTCCGCTAGCGGATCTTGTAGCATACGTCCTTGATTCAGTGTGAAGCTACGGTATTTCATGCGTGCTATTAACCCTAAATCATGGGTAGCGATAAGAACAGATGTACCACGGCGATTAAATTCTTCAAATAGGTTCAGAATTTCCATCGATAGTTCAGGGTCTAAGTTTCCTGTAGGTTCGTCTGCAAGCAGCAAAGGCGGCGAGTTAACAATCGCTCTTGCTATGCCAACACGTTGCTGTTCACCTCCAGATAACACACTCGGGTGACACTTTGCTTTATCAAGCAAACCCACCTTGTCCAAAGCAGCATGTACTCTTTTGGTGATCTGTTTATGGTGAGTACCTTCAATAACTAAAGGTAGTGCGACGTTATCAAATACACTGTAACGTTCAAGTAGGCGGTGGTTTTGAAAAATAATCCCAATATCTCGGCGAACAAAAGGAACTTGCCGGTTGGATACCGTATTGAGGTCAACACCATTAATGTAGACACGGCCTGCTGATGGCCTTTCCATCACGCTAACCAACTTTAATAATGTACTTTTACCTGCGCCACTGTGGCCAGTTAAAAATGCGAGTTCTCCATTTGCAAGTTCAAAGCTAACTTTTTCCAGCGCTTTGTGCCCACCAGGATAAGTTTTGCTCACTTGCTCAAATTTAAT
This genomic interval from Pseudoalteromonas galatheae contains the following:
- a CDS encoding 1-acylglycerol-3-phosphate O-acyltransferase yields the protein MIAIIRILLLAVFIIVSGICGLLLCIVRPFHANNVHTIARWYGYMSKLIGVELVITQHENAKHVVPAMYVANHQNNYDLFTLPAVVPKNTVSMGKKSLKWIPFFGQMYWLSGNILIDRANRSKALGTLTKSAKKITESKLSVWMFPEGTRSYGRGLLPFKTGAFHTAMSANVPIIPVCMSSTHEQIKLNRWNNGKVYIDMLEPEYLDPEVPARDHAAQIHAKMAQRIAELDAKARLK
- a CDS encoding HD-GYP domain-containing protein — encoded protein: MQIVLPIEDLRPGMFVDNVHKHKSDAGIKIKSRGMVRDEAIIQRLIDKGVLELTIDFTQSDIPVPQKYQQPAEPVTEAPQAPEEPAAKNGMDGSLSTARSKPKPKAKTVSKEQTLQQEFAVAMQKFEKNNRQIQSLYGDVTSGLKVDMSLINEVSKDIVDSVLRNSNAMAILTRIKDKDAYNWRHMTNCAILITVFAKHLGLQQHIIEQLATGAMLHDIGHAKLPQGLINKPGNFTDLEYRAVKKHVAQSLGLSKGESGITPIMLDMIINHHERLDGTGYPRGIKDDALSTAARMMAIVDVYDAITSDQHHKEADEPINALRFLLSSKKQFDPILVQRFIKCMGVHPVGTIVKLTNERLGLVLEGNKHAPTAPLVRVFYNTKHLHHVTAKDLDLSESDIKVIASVRPLDYQINLSRLLRDQLLI
- the rraB gene encoding ribonuclease E inhibitor RraB, producing the protein MENWREISEDIVSSLLEDGSNPETLYEVEHHFVSEDFDKLEAAALAAFKLGYDVEEPAELELEDGGKIWGFDVVVEAELDTDVIMEDVDKLEKVALDAGVEYDGWGTYFQE
- the ftsX gene encoding permease-like cell division protein FtsX; amino-acid sequence: MSLLFKGRGNQAEQSKKSIFHHFYFFCLMIIRQGVQSLGEMWRTPMASLMTILVLGLSLTLPATLYVVVKNVQQVSSGFKEASEISLFVKDEMTESQTQTLVKRLALYPEIEKVVLISKSQALDEFKSMSGFGQALNYLEENPLPNVVLVTPVSRFRKPQAATELLTKLEKEREVEFGKLDIEWLERLNALLGLLKESVITVGFLLLSAVILIIGNTIRLSIMDKKEEIQVLKLVGATNAFIQAPFLWTGVWYGIVGGLVAFICVALMLWWLESAVSTVVGVYQSNFVLQGMAGNELLVLLGTAITLGFVGSFLSVHRYIKEIEPEKV
- the mutS gene encoding DNA mismatch repair protein MutS; this encodes MSSDLYSEHTINQQTPMMQQYLRIKAQHQEILLFYRMGDFYELFFDDAIRAAQLLDISQTYRGKAGGNPIPMAGVPYHAVENYLARLVQLGESVAICEQVGDPATSKGPVERKVVRIVTPGTVTDEALLQERQDNLLAAVYQHPKNLGYGVAYLDINSGRFNIVELQTDEALNSTLQRLQPAELLYPESFQNLLVLESIKGSRRRPDWEFDLDTAKHLLCQQFETRDLVGFGVDNANMGLIAAGCVMQYVKDTQRTALPHIRAITLEKNEHAVILDAATRKNLELTLNLSGGVENTLAQILDKSSTAMGSRLLKRRIHTPVRERKELNARLNAIASLIEQQLCMEVYDALKHIGDIERVVARLALFTARPRDLTRLRSALQALPPLHDILQDATDARLQSIISHSPALPKLQDLLERAVIDNPPVLIRDGGVIAQGYNAELDELRALSAGATDVLEKLEERERERTGISTLKIGYNRVHGFYIEISRANSHLVPAEYIRRQTLKNNERYIIPELKEHEDKVLGSQSKALALEKRLYEELFELIAPYIEQLQVMAAALADLDVLNTLAERAQTLDYCKPTLTEGTEIDLVDGRHPVVEQVSKEPFIANPVKLNDERKMLIITGPNMGGKSTYMRQTALIVLMAHIGSYVPASAATIGIVDRIFTRIGASDDLASGRSTFMVEMTETATILNNATAQSLVLMDEIGRGTSTYDGLSLAYATADYLASKIAAKTLFATHYFELTELAEQQAGLVNVHLDAVEHNDTIAFKHTVMEGAASKSFGLQVASLAGVPKAVIKLAKQKLALLEQHQSVIGDKPTHVAAPLQQSLMLANEPSEVEALLADMDPDDMTPKQAHALLYQLKSML
- the ftsE gene encoding cell division ATP-binding protein FtsE; the encoded protein is MIKFEQVSKTYPGGHKALEKVSFELANGELAFLTGHSGAGKSTLLKLVSVMERPSAGRVYINGVDLNTVSNRQVPFVRRDIGIIFQNHRLLERYSVFDNVALPLVIEGTHHKQITKRVHAALDKVGLLDKAKCHPSVLSGGEQQRVGIARAIVNSPPLLLADEPTGNLDPELSMEILNLFEEFNRRGTSVLIATHDLGLIARMKYRSFTLNQGRMLQDPLAEDTL
- a CDS encoding outer membrane protein transport protein; this translates as MNKVLLGLIASGAILSSSQALAAAFQLAEQNVSGLGRAYAGEASAADDASVVARNPALMGQLPGTQLSVAAMYVQPDVSLTGTGTSNGIPASALNDNSIAPSAIIPAIYATHKYNDQWSIGAGIYSQFGLSTEFDEDYVAGQIAGETEIVTVNAGISASYQVDEQWSVALGINHVYADAKIIRNLGANNLGQLASLEAVHLEGDDTGFGWNVGVAYQIDENNRLGFHYRSETDITFDGHFRSALPPEIGGTGNESVPGYVDITLPAIAEISGSHKLNSATSVHYSVLWTGWSSFDELEAIIGTSQSAFTKEENFSNSLRFSVGADYQLNESVKLRAGMAYDESPADENHLSISIPDTDRTWYSFGAEYTLPNQATLDFGISLLRGKTQNFVETDKAQSKWGFRSKGHAMIFGLQYNHKF
- the rpoH gene encoding RNA polymerase sigma factor RpoH, translated to MTKDLYALALTGQQSASVEGYLQSVSTIPMLGAEEEKKLATRLQEEGDLNAAKQLIMSHLRFVAHIAKSYSGYGLPQADLIQEGNIGLMKAVKRFDPSVGVRLVSFAVHWIKAEIHEYVLKNWRIVKVATTKAQRKLFFNLRKNKKRLGWFNQDEVTTVANELGVSEKEVREMESRMAGQDMGFDLSADDDESQAGNFSPVQYLTDTSSDLAEEVEQEQWQEQSHNRLFAALKTLDERSQDIVSARWLADEKATLQDLAEKYSVSAERVRQLEKSAMKKLQNAMN